The Gossypium hirsutum isolate 1008001.06 chromosome D07, Gossypium_hirsutum_v2.1, whole genome shotgun sequence genome includes the window aataataaaaattatacaaaaaaataacaacaagataatcaattatttaaaaaaaaccttttttttatcttctctttctctctttttctctctttttccgcAGCAactcttctttctcttctttttcttcttatttttctgCTTCAACTAGACAGAGTTGGTGTTAATAACACGACTAGTGCCACCAATGGGAATGGCACCATCGGTGCCGCCCATGGGAATgacacctttggtgccgccaattAGATACTCTCCTCTAGGGTATTGTCAAATCGGCTGcagctttttttttgttttttattttttggtatattttgataaataaatatatataatattttagttatttttaattttttataatattttagtaaaaaaaaccccaaaatcgATCATCAAACCAAAATCAATTAGTCGGTTCAatggaataaattataaaaaaattaaaatagaaaaaaatataaaaacatgttCATTCAGttttttcaagtatttatttcaAATCAATATTCTAGCTGATTCTGAATCTAACCGGTCCGAAACAGTGCAAATATCCGAAACTACCCAATCTATCACCATATCTGCCAAAGCTGATTAATAGGAAAGTGAAAAGGATAAAAAGGTAATTGGGGAAGAGTAATTGACATTTCAATCAATCTCTTTGGAGCCACGTCTCTCTGCTACCCAAATCTCTCAACATCCGATTATTCCTTTCCACCTCTCACCTCTCTCCTCCTTTTCATCGAACAGCTCTCAAAATTCCCAATTTTTCCCTAAGAAAAAACCCTAACTCCATCTCCACATTTACGCAACATGTCATTCGATGAAGAAGAGTCCTTCGAACACACCCTCCTCGTGGTCCGCGAAGTCACTGTCTACAAAATCCCGCCTCGTTCCACCTCCGGTGGTTACAAATGCGGTGAGTGGCTCCAATCCGACAAGATCTGGTCGGGTCGGCTCCGGGTCGTCTCTTGCAAGGACCGATGCGAGATCCGATTGGAGGATCCCAACTCGGCTGAGCTATTCGCCGCTTGTTTTATCTACCCTGGCCAGCGCGAGAGTTCCGTAGAGCCCGCGCTCGATTCTTCCCGGTACTTCGTGCTCAAGATTGAGGACGGGAATGGGAAACACGCCTTCATTGGGCTCGGGTTTAATGAGCGGAACGAGGCGTTTGATTTCAACGTGGCCTTGTCTGATCACGATAAGTATGTTAGCAGAGAGAACGAGAAAGAGGCTAGTGAGAAAAATGCGACTGATTCTCTTATTGATATTCATCCGGCTGTTAATCATCGATTGAAGGTAGAAAAATTcgggtctctttttttttttttttaactttttgtaGCTTTAAACGTCTAGCTTTCATTGATTTTAGAATGTGGGTTTGACGTATTCTTTATTTTGATATATCATCTACCTGAGCTATTGCTTAAGATTGTTAAAagtttaaaagtttaaattttgattgaGTTCAGAATGTGGGGCTGAGGGCGGGGCAGGTTTTCTGATTTATTTTTATCGTGTTATTATTGCCGTTGTACTTGGAAGGTCGTAATTTATGAGTGTGAGCAAAAGTAAATGTCAATCGTTTCATAAAATTAGTTTGTATATTTGGATAAATATTGAGTTTTTtgttcttttcccttttttttggtGCTGCTGCTTGAAGTTTGTTTTTTAGGTTGTGAAGTTCTTTTTTGCCAATGTGCTATGTTAGCttggttttgagggtttttttccCCTGGCTTTTAAGTTATTTTGCTGGATTTGGATTGTGGTGTTGCTGTCTTGAAGAATCTAAAATGTTGTGAAGAAATTGTACAATTTCAGTTTTTGCCAATATGCCATGCTAAATAAgtaatttattatatttgtttctGTAGGTTATGTTGTTTTAATATGGTATTATACCAATAAAGGTCTTTAATTTTGGTGTTTTAATATGGCTTGATCATTTATCTTTCACTCTTTGTGGTTTTAGTTTTCTTCTCTAAAGAGGACAACTTAAATCAGTTCTGTTGTTAATTATTAATGGATTTTAAATGCTGTGTTTGAATTCATTTTAGGTGGATTTTGATCTTGTGGTGTTTTGGGTTATAGGAAGGTGAGACCATTCGGATTAATATTCAGCCCAAGCCATCTAGTGGAACTGGCATGCTTTCAGCTGCTGCATTGTCAGGGGCGATTCTAAAGCCTAATACTTTGTGCCTTGCCCCGCCGCCTGCTGGTTCGGGAAAGATAAGATCTCCTCTCCCACCCCCTCCCAATGACCCTGCAGCTGCTCGGATGACATCTACCAGTCAAGGTGTTGGTCAAAGAGCACCCACCGAAAACACAAGACAAACTGACCCTTTAACAAACTTTTCTCAACTTGAGGTACGACTTTAATTCAGCCTTTTAGTCAGATACATGCTTCATGAGCTTTACATAAAAGTTTTGCAACCTTTGTTGTCTTTTTCTTAGATTTAGCCTTGCCAGGGAATTGGTTATGATAATATATGCAGAAGCATTTTCCCCCCTTTTATGAATATTATACGCTTCAGATTCCCATTTGTTCTTTGTTAGAAATTATACTTGTAGCTCTTGTCAAGCTATGCCGTACAACTCAGCTTCTATATGATTCTGTGAGTTCATTGTTTTTAGGCATTGTGTGTATTTAGCCCCATTGACTTAATGTTTCCTTGCCGTAGAAATAAGGTGGGTATAGGTTCATAATTGAAGCTCAAACATTAAAAACACAATATATATGGCCTTTTTCATTGTGGAGTCAAGTACGGAATGGAATTTTTCTTGGGTTCTCGACCTTGATAATAAATGTTTCAATATGTTCTGGAGGCTGCTTTAGTTCTTTGTAACTGAAACTCATTTTTGGtaccaaaattaacaacattGGTGACATTTACAGAGGAATCTTCCTGCTAGTGGATCTGGATCTAGGAAGACCACTGCATCAGGATGGGCGGCTTTCTAATAGTACGAGTATTTGGTCAGTATGTAAGATCTTTTGTTCCATGTTTTGGATatatgaaaaagatgaagaaagaaagaaagaaatttaaaaaaaaggaaggaCAAGGTACCGAATACTTCCATGTTTCCAATATCATATTGATGTCCCTTTTCCCTTGCTTGGACTTGCATGTTATTGTTTTACACTATTTAAGTATATCagagaaatttattatttttatgtataaattGATACATGGCTGACTTGTCAATGAGTGCAATAATCATTGTATTCTTGTCATGTTGTGTTGTGTTTTTTGGCGTCATTTGGGTTTAAGGGGAGATGTTATCAATTCATAATCTATATTTATTGATATGTCGTATTTATCTCTGTATGATTTGTATCATGTAATTGTGTTGGGATCCAGCATCAACCCTGGGTTGAAGCCTAGCTTTAGCTTTTTCTTTTGGCTACCAAGCCAAAATCCAAATGATCACGCGGGTTTTTTTGGTGTTTGGAACACTAATGGTGAAGCATGTTCGGAGAATTTAACCACCCTGCAGCTAAATTTCAACGCGAATTTAATGCTCACAAAAACAACCCCAGTGAAAGCTTTCTTACTGTTTAGCCCTATGTAATAGACGAAGATACAAGTGCTTGCCACAACAAAAAGCTTTGCTTTTCTTCCTGTGATTGCGAAAATGTACCTAATCGAtagttatatgtatatatattataaaattaatattaattaaaaattaagttatttaacaaataatactaaatattatttattttaattattattagtaaATATATTGTTTGACAAAATATAattctaataaattttaaaaaaataacaataaattattttttttgttgtgtATGCATCttttaatttaagggtaattATTTCTTACATTGTTGGTGcagatttttaaatttcataagtgGATTAAGGATGTGATAAAGTGttgcatttatttatataattaatttttttatttttttactatactTTATAATACACTTGTCAAaccttataaaataatttctcataaTTTAATGCATTCAatgggttttttttataaaaattaattaattacaaagcTGAGATGGGAAAAAATTAATTATGGGAATGAGTTGCTTGTTATAGTGATGTTGTTTGTTACAGTAATATTGCTTGACGGGAGACATCATCTTCTTTTTTAGTTAATTATCATGCAATCATTAGGctcttaaaaacataaatttttttggtGTTGTCACAatgacaatttaatttttttaaaaaattaactgacAATCACTAGCTACTAAGAGCTCTCTTGACATGCTTAGCTTCCATCCTAAGCTTCCCAACAGTCGTGTTAATCTTGTTGATATTCTTTCCATGTTTTTtcttaattagtttaatatacACCATAACATTCGTCAAAGTCCTTAAAGGAATGACCATAAGCAAAATccataatgaaaaataatttctcaaaagCCTAAGAGCAAAAATAAGAGAGCCCTCAACAGTTAGCATGCTgtcagttaattttttttttaaattagagttATTTCGCCTAACAACCCAACGTCAAATTCTGCTGCCACTACAGTGGCgtcacaaaaaaatttattattttaaaagcttaATAATTGTGTGATGATTGACTGAAAAAAGGAAGTGGTGCCGATATGTCAGGCGGCGCCAAGTACTGTAACAAACAAttaattttcgtaattaatttgtCCTCgatctattttcataattaattaattttttagattatttttataaaaaacctttaataaatttttttcttcattatAATTCATCTCATTACTACTATTATACTTGAATCCAAACTAAttctattattaattttaatctaactattataatattcaatctcagtattaatttttaaatttatcgaaatcAATCTCATCAGAAAAGTTTTAGAATCTCATTTGGTAAGCTAATAAAAAAGTTGTAAACTTtatttaaacaagttttgtaCAGATGAATaagcaaataatattttaaattaaaatatgctCAAAGTCTTTTTATTATTGCTAGAGTCAAAatttaattatgtatttttatttttaaaaattaagtttttctaattttgaaaatttaggtccaacttgaatttaaaatttaagtccaattattaatatcgttaaaatgagttttttactaaattattataaaaaaataaaaaatatccaaaatattataatttttttatttaccaaaatatacaaaaaaacaaaaaacagaaagaaaaaaaaactgcgCCGATTTGACAGGACCTTGGTGGAGGGTTTTtgattggcggcaccaaaggtgcctaACTGATTGGCGGCACCGATGGTGCCATACTGGTTGGCAGCACCAATGGTGCCATACTGATTGGCGGGACTACTCGTGTTATAAACACCAGCTCTGTCCAGCTGAAGggagaaaaataagaagaaaaataagagGAGTTgcggaaaaaaagagaaaaagagagaaagagaagagaaaaagaaggtatttttttaaaaataattgattatcttgttgttattgttttgtataatttgtattattttttgttttagtttagttattaagattgataaaactcaaattgatagttttagttagttagtattattattattattattattattattaaggtaTTAAGATGTTACttaatattattgttagtaaaaaactagtattattattatggttagttattatttttatttaccaaaataaactagttagtaaaaaactagtattattatagttagtaagtaattatttttagtaaaaccctaattaataattttagttagtattattttgagtataaaattattaatattattattgtgttagttattaggattagtggttaaacggttttcatgtacaaaattgcatattgaaacattaatttttttaagtaatttgtTACCTTTCGAgattttttatgagattttatttattttttgacagattaaatattgaagatggatgctaagtttttgtatgcgtttatttcgatggagtcatcttgacaacaagtgttggatgtgtatttgaatgtcggaaacaaatagcaatgagatttaatagaaatgtctcgttcgatgaaatgaaggcaaggattaatgcaaaaattcttAAACGTTGTGGGAAaaggatatcaaaaattttctacaagtttccagtttcgacaaatccagtcaaattcgtcgaaatggaacttgtagacgacgaagacgTGGAAACAATGGTCGATCTCTACTGTGGGAATGGGAGTGACaagaatgcaccgattcacttatttgctgagttagccggtatggagcaaaatgaagatgTCAATGTATCTGATGAAGAACACGGAGCTCAAGAACCGtggatggtggctccaatatcatacgttgatagtgaattGACTATGGGTGGGATTGGTATCGACCTGAATATTACATCCGATGTTGATAtggttggtggtgaagaagaaggtggtggcgatcattgggatgaagaggtcgatagtgatggtaatcccgatgtggacgatgtacctgatgatattgacgatgaagatgtcAACAACGATGAAGGCATTAACGCTTTTTCGGTCGAGGAGCAAATGCGGTGTattttgatacacaataatcctgggccatacatgtcgctcatagaccccgacgcaacgtatgtagctgagttcccggagtaccctgaaatagttcATCCTCACGGGCTGGCCGTAACATCTGATGATGAGGAGTTATTCATAGGCCAGAGATTTAGCTGTAAAGAAGAGTGCGTATATGACATTAAACGGTATAACATGAACATATCGGTGGATTATAAAGTTGCAGTGTCTACTCTAACAATATATGttggggagtgttggaaggcagctgaaggctgcaattggcgggtacAAGCTGCATTCATTAGAAGTtctcagatgtgggagatacaaaatttttttagtcctcatacatgcacatcaacacgtatgacagaaaatcatggaaaacttgattcgaaaactatctgcacgtgtatcatgccaatggtgaaggacatgctgaccattaaagtttcggtactgattgccaaaatgcaagcacgattccagtatcAAGACTCATATcggaaggcatggatagctaaacagatggcaataGAGCAACTGTATGGGGATTACAATTCGTCGTATAACGAGCTTCAAGGTTGGATAGCTGGTATGTGGGAGTACGTACGGGGGACTGTGATTAAGTTACAAACAATGCCATATTACGGCTCGGACGACCAGTTACAGTCGGCAAAAGgattttccatcggatgttctggacgttCGATCCATGTGTGCaggcatttccccactgcaagccacTTATGCAGGTGGATGGGACCTGGctgtatggaaaatatacacagatcctacttcttgcggttgctcaagacggcaacaaaaacgtgctcccgatagcatttgctaTCGTAGATAAAGAGAACACGGAGTCTTAGGAATTCTTCCTCACAAAtctgcggaggtatgttattagcaacaataacatttgcatcatctccgatagagggaagggtttaattgcagctattaggcgttccggtgtgccgtagagatccgtttactgcatctgtcacattgcggctaacttccacaaagattataagaatgcagactaaAAGAGACAAGTCGTGGgaatgggtaaatgataaccttatattttcaatataagttgtaatgttttatgttatcGACTTACTAGAACTTATTTTTTCTTAATACGTATGCAGCGTACGAGTTAGAGCCACATATTTTCCGGCAAAGAATGatccgacttgagagtgacatggaggggcAGACAAACACATCTTTCCGACAATGGTTGGGCACAATGGAGCTGTGACAGTgagctcaaagttttgacgagggctttcgttatggccaaatgaccacaaacttagtcGAGGGGATCAACGCTGTCTTGTTGAAAACAAGTCATCTTCCGCAAcacctcttttttttaaaaaaagataatcaattatttttaaaaaaataccttatttttctcttctctttctctcttttcctctttttttctgCAGTacctcttcttcctcttctttttcttcttatttttctccCTTCAGCTAGACAGAGCTCGTGTTTATAATATGAGTAGTCCCGCTAATCAgtatggcaccattggtgccgccaaccAGTATGGCACCATCGGTGCCGCTAATCAGTTAGGCACCTTTGGTGCTGCCAATCAAAAACCCTCCACCAGGGTCCTGTCACATCGGCGCagctttttttctgtttttttgtttttttgggtatattttggtaaataaaaaaaattcataatattttggatattttttatttttttataagaatttagtaaaaaaccccaTTAAAATTATTCTATTCAAATTTGTTGGTGTAACATTTAAAAAAACTCATTTGATAGCCATATAACAAACAATGACattataataaacttaaatttaacaaaagaaatttaatagtgttaacaattgaacttgcatttttaaattcaaaaagtagaGAGGCTAGActtctgaaaataaaaatatgactaaattttaaatatatgaagagtacataaatttaaaacatattttaacttttaattgttTCTATATATCTACCTTTACAATAAAATTTAGggacttttttaatattttagtcaatatCATTTCAACTTTTAAGTATTTAAAGTATCAATAACAAAAAGGACAAGAAAAACACTTGGCCATAAAATGAACACTAAAAATCCAACATAGATTGGTAAAAGATTTGTGTTTAAGTCTTCATTGATAGTACATAACTTGTGTCACAAGTTCTGTTTTTCTTCTATAACActagaacttttcaaaaaaaaaaacaccatgtTTTCCATTAAAAGTAAGTCCCTAGTGCCCATCTTTTGacctttaacatatttacatagAGCCCAATAAGTAAACCCATTTATCTAATAGGCTAAAAACCTAACTCAATTATCTAAGTTATAGAAAATTTTAAGGTCCGTTTATttacatgtaaaatattttacgaaaaatattttctgtattttcctgtgtttgttttACAGAAAATAGATTGGTCAACagaaaatgacttacaggtcaaCAGAAAATAAGCCTTTTTCCTTGTAAAATGACTTATccttttgaaaagcgtaagtaatttttcaaaaaagaacTCCTTAATAGATACtgttacttttatataaaaattaacttaaatcaagtttaatattattaattaataataatttttatttttatttttaaaaatatttaaaatatttaaaatattaatataaaatattatatttttaatattattaaacacacatatttaattatttatatttagtcatttaataaattattaatataatttattatttttaataaattatttaatatttaaattttattttaatagtaaattttaaaatcaataattttaaataatattattcacatattattgaaaatatcaatattaatattttaattataaatatttattgaaattataaatatattaataataaatattttgtagtataaatgttaaaatatgtcataagtctatatactcttcacaaatttgcaatttagtttctgtacttttattttcaagaatttagtccctctactttccagatttgaaaatcaagtccaactgctgacattgttgattttttttaattttgttaatgtcacatttttaataaaaaaaatacttagttGGTAGTcttgtaactaaaaaataatcgttgcaatgaacttaaatttaacaaaatatttttaatatatgtaaaaacaatgtaaaatataaaattatagatataaaataaactcaattaaacaatgaaaaaataaaaaaaaaatctcaaatgtatgtttgtttaattgaaaacgacttttatgaaatatttttaaagaacctgccaaacaaaagaaaatattttacacaaatccatccaaacaccagaaaatattagcttttccagaaaagtaagtcattttccagaaatcattttccggaagccattttcagtgaaacaaacggagccttatatttaaattctttaTACTTGATATTTGTTAACAATGTGAGATTACTAACATGGCAAACGACTGATAATTAATGTGTCAAATTGAGGTTCAAATATATATCACTTATAACATATGATACAAGTTTTAgtgtagaaaatattattaatattgtttctCCTAGAGTGTGacagtttagtttttttattttttcaagttcAGTGGGGGAAGAAATGTGAGAGAGAgagtataaattaaaaaataataaccaAAATTATATGACTTCTAAATTACACATGAAATAGCATGAAaggaacaatggttttgaaatCTTA containing:
- the LOC107954621 gene encoding uncharacterized protein At1g03900, encoding MSFDEEESFEHTLLVVREVTVYKIPPRSTSGGYKCGEWLQSDKIWSGRLRVVSCKDRCEIRLEDPNSAELFAACFIYPGQRESSVEPALDSSRYFVLKIEDGNGKHAFIGLGFNERNEAFDFNVALSDHDKYVSRENEKEASEKNATDSLIDIHPAVNHRLKEGETIRINIQPKPSSGTGMLSAAALSGAILKPNTLCLAPPPAGSGKIRSPLPPPPNDPAAARMTSTSQGVGQRAPTENTRQTDPLTNFSQLERNLPASGSGSRKTTASGWAAF